The nucleotide window GAAGCAGCCAAAGTATAGAGATCGACGACAAAGAATCTGTCCCACTTTCCATTAACGGAGATCCATCGTTTTGCCACGGTCAAAATGCAACCCTAACCGCTAGCGGCAGAATCCGGTATCATTGGAGTACAGGCGAAACAACTCCAACAGTTCACATATCCAGAAGCGGATCTTTTTTCGTAGTTGGGTGGAAAGAAAACGGATCTCAAGACACGGCATTTGTAAAAGTCAAAGAAAAAGCATTGCCTACAGTTACTATTTCCGGATCAAAAACATTATGCCACGGTTATTCCACGACTCTAACCGCAAAAGGGGCAGAGACTTACACCTGGAACACAAACGAAACATCTGAATCCATAAGCATTTCTGCTGCAGGCATTTACTCTGTCTCTGGAATTACCACCGAAGGTTGCAAATCTGATGTCGTTTATGCTGAAGTAACGCAGGATACTGACTGGAAACCAGCCATCACCGGAGATTCTTTATTTTGCACAAACGCAAACACCACTCTTACGGCGTCAGGGGCAGCAGCTTATCAATGGAACAATGGAAGCACATCACAATCAATCACAATAAACACGGAAGGCACCTATATAGTTACCGGAACAAATAAAAACGGATGCAAAGCTCAATCTTCTATGCATGTTTCCAAAATTCCATTGCCGGATGTAAATTTCAAACTGTCACCTGACAAGTTGGACTTACGGAATCCTGTCATATCAGGCGACATTGCCACTAACAAAGAGATTAATTACGAATGGCAACTTGGCGATGGTACGATTACCAACAGCCCCACCTTTACTCATAAATACAATGTTTCCAATTCCGGCACCGGATATACCATTACTTTAAATGCAGTTGATCAGTATGGCTGTGCCAACTCGCTGACAAAGAACATAATTCTTGACTTGAAAGTTCCCAACGTTTTCACTCCTAATAACGACGGGCACAATGATACCTTTATGCCTGACTACGACCTTCAGATCTACGATCGCAACGGAATCCTTCTATACAATGGCAATCAGGGATGGAATGGCACTTACAAAGGTGCAAAAATGGATCCCGATGCTTATTTCTACCTCTTACGATATGTTGATGCCAACAACATAGCACAAGTCAAAAAAGGCAGTGTCATGCTGGTAAGGTAGACCTCATTTTGCTGACAATAAAAAAGACATTCTCTTGTTGATTTGTCGAATCTAACAAAAAACTTAACTTTGTGCATCTATTTATATGCACGGTTCATGATTCTGCCAAGATCGACAACGAGAAAAATCCTGTTTTTATTTTTACTTTTATCCAACTTTGTGTCTGCTACAAATCCAAACTTAAAAAATATTGGCTTTGAAAACGGATTTACAGGATGGATAGGTAAAACCTGGATTTATTATACTTCTAATGGAGGTGTAAAAACGACTCCGACTATAGTGACATTACCCTATGACCCCAGTATTGTCCTCATGTCAGACCAAACCGCCTACGACCTTTACACAAACAGCCAATTAAAAACTATTCCTTCTGGTTACAAATACAGTGCCCGACTTGGTTCTTACAAGAATGGAAGCCCAAATGGGAGAGATCAAAGTCTCGAATATACGCTTAATGTCAACCCTTCGAACGAATTACTTACCATTAAATTTGCAGTTGTGCTTGAAATGCCGAAACCAACGCAATCGACACACACTGAAGAACAAATGCCTCGCTTCATCATTTCTATTTTAGATAAAAACGGGAATGAAATTCCAAATTTTTGCAACAAATTTGACGAAAACACATTGACACTTGACAACATGCAACAAGTTACGCTACCCACAACACAACAAATTGTCAGATGGCGTGACTGGAAAGCAATATCTGCCAATCTAAAAGAGAAGGAAGGGCAAGACGTCACGATTAAATTCACCACAATGGATTGCACCCCGGGAGGACATTTCGGCTATGCATACATTGTGGTGGATTCTCAGCCATTATATATAACTACAAAATTCTGTGGAAACAACGAAGATGCCACCTTGACAGCACCAGATGGATTTAAGTCTTACACATGGAAACACAATGGCTCCATAATCGGATCAAACTATGAATGCAAAGTCCCCAACGCCAAAGAAGGGGAAATATACTCCTGCATTTTCACAACCGAAGCCGGATGCAACGACAGCTTATCCACCACCATAAAAAGAATACAACCAATTGCCGATTTCAAATTCACAACAACCGGCTGCACAAACCAAACCAACACTGTTAAATTCACTAACAATTCGATAGCCGACGCGCTACATCCTTCCGACGCATCCGCATCCCTTTCATATCAATGGAATTTTGGAGATGGAAAGACTTCGGCTGCAGCTGACACTACTTACACCTTTTCCACCTCCGGCATGCAAAAGGTAAACCTCAAGGTCACCAGCTATCCATCTACCTGCACAGCATCCAAAGACACAATGATTGAGGTTTTTTATCCACCATTAATCGGGATAAAAGGAGACACTACCTATTGTCCGAACCAGGTCACCAACCTTAAAGGCTATGGCGCGGATCATTACAAATGGATTCAGATAGATGGCTCTCAGACAGGCTTACAAGATTCTCTGTTGGTAGGAAGCCCCGGAGGAAAAGTCGGATTAATCGGATACTCAAAAAATGACGCTTGCTACACAACAAAATATCTTAACATCAGTGAAGAACCAATCTGGAATTTAGATGTATGTGGAGATCCGTTCTTCTGCACAGGCGACAGCACCACTTTAGTGGCTTCGGGCGAGGGAATCAGCTATCTATGGAATTCTCAAAATCTGCACAGCCCAGCAATCACAATCAGCAAACAAGGCACTTATGAAGTTGTTGCAACCAACAAAAGAGGATGTCAGCTTTCGTGGTCAGATAATGTAAAAGAAATACCGCTTCCAAGCACATCATTCAGCGTTGATCCAACAGTAATAAATACCAAACATAATCAGGTGGTCTGTTCCATTACTCCGGAAAACGATGATATGACTTATGAGTGGGACATGGGGGACAAAACTACTGAAAAGGGAGTTCTATTTACTCACTATTACTCGGGGAATAGTGGAATAGGCAAGTACGATATTATGCTCACGGCCATCAACAATGTTTATGGATGCAGGAGCAAAGCAAGCCAAAGCATCATCATGGAACCTTTTATCCCAAATGTGTTTACTCCCAATGGAGATTCCATGAATGATTATTTTATGCCAAATTATGACCTTGAAGTATTTGACCGGCAAGGCATTTTAGTATATAAAGGGAACAAGGATAGTGAAGGTTGGGACGGCAAATACAAAGGCATCAAAGCCGACCCCGATACTTATTTTTATATTCTACACTATATTGATTATACAAACACACAACGCACAGCCAAAGGTTTTGTAATGTTAGTGAGATAATAAAAATTTGTTTTTTACACATAAACGAACAATAACATAGCGCTCTGGTGAGTTTTAAACTATCAGTGAATAGTTTGCGGACAAACAAACTGTAAATGTGCCCTCTTTACAGTTAACAACAATACTAACCTGTTCAATTTAGTTATTTACCTTGTAACACGGGCAGATTCATAATACAAACGCAATCTGCTTTCATTGGACCAAAGACTCCCAATATTATGAACAAACGGCACAATCTCATAATTGGACTTATAATCTGCTTAACAATTATCTCGTTAGGTTTATTCGGTGCAAATCCCAATCTGATTAACCTGGGATTTGAGAACGGAAATTTTAACGGATGGACCGGATATACAAGAGTTTATAGCACTGACGTACCGACTTACAACACCCCGTGGATTCAGGTCTTATTACCCAACAGTCGCAGACAGGTAATCATGACGGATACGACAGCATATGATCCAACGGTAGGCAATTTGCTAAAGATCATCCCTAAAGGCTATAAATATTCAGCCAGATTAGGTGATGTTATTAGATCTGCTGATGTCACGCAAGGTAATAATATGGGATTTAGATGCTGGCAACAAAAATTACAATACAAATTAGCTGTTGATTCGACTAATTCTCTTCTGATAATGAAATTTGCCTGTGTATTGCAATATGCATCCGACCACTCAACTTTAGTGGAACCCCGCTTCAAACTCACCCTCTACGATTCATCTGGCAATGAGATCAACACTTGCACCAACTATGACGTGTATTCTTCAAGCAATTCGGTTAAAGGGTTTCAGACCTACAATTCAACCAACTCCCTCTATTCAATCGCGCCACAAATCCAATGGAGAGACTGGACAACAGTAGGTGCTGATCTGTCCGCATACAAAGGACAGACTATCACTCTCGAATTCATGTCTACCGACTGTACCGGAAGATTTCACTTTGGTTACGCCTATTTTGTAGCCGATTACCAACCGATGAAAATTTCCACCGATTTTTGTGGTTCTTCCGATACGGCGAAGTTGACTGCCCCGACCGGATTTGAAAGCTATCGGTGGCGTGATGTAAACACTCACAAAATAGTAAACACGGACACAACTCTGTCAACGCTAGCGGTACCAATGATTGGGAAAGACAGTGTCATCTATCATTGCATTATGCGGTCGGCCACCGGCTGTATAGACTCCCTTTCCACAACTATTCTGAAATACAAACCAGTCGCTTCTTTCACCGCAAAAATGGTTGGGTCTTGTACTGCCGACAGCGTTCAATTCTCGAATCTTGCAACCACAAACCGAGGGAAACTTACTTACCTTTGGGACTACGGAGATGGCACAACAGACACTATTTCCAGCAAAGTCCACTTGCATCATTACAACACATCAGGACATCATAAGGTTACCCTGACGGTGTATAATCCACCGTCTACCTGCTCTATAGATACGGTTAAAGACGTTGAATCCATTGACGTTGATTTAGTAGGCTTAAAAGCAGACCAAGATTCAATCTGCATCGGAAGTTCAACTGGAAAATTACGCGCAAACGGTGCTTGGACGTATGAATGGAGTACTAATCCCGGCACGTTTAATCTTGACAGTATCAAATCGGGCTTATCGGCAGGAACCTACTGGGTAAAGGGATACGACTCTACGCATAATTGCACCTCCAACAAACATTACACCACCATTTCTGAAGAAAGCGAATGGATGGATTCAATTCAGGGACACAACTGGTTTTGCTCGGGCGATAGCACTAAACTATACGCCTCCGGTTGGTATGTAAACATGAACAAACAGACAGGCATTGCAAAAACACCACTAACGTATCAATGGAGCAATGGAGCTTTAACTGACACCATCAACACCAACAAAGCTGGAACCTATACCGTTATCGCGACAGACAAATGGGGCTGTTCCCGAACCTCTTCGTACAATGTCAAAGAAAAAGTATTACCTTTGATAAATTTCACAGTCTCACCAAACACCATAAATTCTAAGAGAAACTTAGTCTCGTGCTCCATCAATCAGGAGCCAAGCGTATTATACAACTGGACTTTTGGAGACAACACTGGTGTATCGACGGGCAATTCAGTTATTCACTACTATAGCCAGAATCTACCGTCAGCTCTTTATACAATAGCGCTCAAAGACAGTGACACCGTCTACGGTTGCACAAATTCAGGAACAACGTCAATCCTTTTAGAACCGTTCGTTCCGAATGTATTTACGCCAAACGGAGACGAACACAACGATTATTTTATGCCCAATTACGAAATGGACGTTTATGATCGTTACGGCATTTTGCTTTATTCAGGAACAAAGGAAAGCAACGGTTGGGATGGTTCCTACAAAGGGCAGAGATTGGAACCGGACACTTATTTTTATATTATACATTACACTGATTATAACAATCAGAAACAAACTATCAAAGGGTACATCACCTTAATCCGATAAGAGAACATGAAGAGATTTTTACTGGTTACGTCAATTTCCCTTATGGCTGTATTTTATAGCAGTAGTGCACTTGCCCAGGCTGACATTAGCATGACTACTCATTGGAATAACCGAGCCAACTACAATCCGGCTTCTATTGCCAAAACGGAATACATATACCTTTTCAGCAATGTTCGCCATCAATGGACAGGCATCAGTGGGGCTCCAACGGTCATTAACGTACAAGCTTCGGAATACATTCATGACCTTCGTTCCGCTTTTGGAATTTCCATCATCAACGATAACATAGGATTAACCAACGTACTCAATCCCACGATTACTTACGCATACCGCATGTCACCCAACGAAGATCTCGACTCTTGGTCTATTTCTCTGGGCCTATCGGCAGGACTTTTTGCCCGAACTATCAACGGATCCAAATATGATCCGACGGACACTACCGACCCGACATTAGTTTATTCAGACCTGACAACTTACAAACCGGATGCCAACTTCGGGATAGAAGTCCAAACCAAAAATTTTATAGTGGGATTATCGACCACGCACCTTTTTGCCATTTCAAAAAACAGCGATTTATTTCAAAACACCAACCATCGCTACTTATATGCAATTTACAAAAACACCAGCTCTGATTATTTTAATTTCAGTCTTGGCTCCGAAATTGTAAACAGAAACAACCTGACCGTTGTTGAAGCTAACTCCATGATACGCTTTAAGCATCCCACCGGTCTTTCTGACGGCCCCCGTGAACTTTTCGACTTTGGCCTAAGCTACCGGACAACCAAACAATTATCGTTACTGTTAGGCGTAAATATCACGAGTAATTTCAGGGTTGGATATTCATATGATTATGATTTCAAGCTGAATACCAATCAATCCGGAACTCATGAATTTATGCTGGAATACCGCATTCCGAACAAGGCCAGTTCTATTTGCGGAAGTTGTGACTATCAACGCGATTGGTATTTCTAACCAACCCACCCAACATTTTTGCTTAATTATTGTTGTAAAACCTGTTTCCGAAATAGTATATTTGTAACCGTTTGCGGTAAAATCCGGAACGGTTATTTTTTAACTTATAAATGCTACGATTATGCTACAAAAAGGAGATAAATTACCTGTTGTAACAGTACAGGATCAAAACGGGAACCCATTCAGCACGAGTTCATTGATTGGCAAAAAAACCATCTTATACTTTTACCCCAAAGACAATACTTCGGGATGTACTGCCGAAGCATGCAGTCTTAATAATGGCTTGGACGAATGGGCCAAACAAGGCTATCAAATCGTGGGAGTGAGCCCCGACAGCCCATCATCACATCAAAAATTCATTGCCAAATACAGTCTGAACTTTACACTTTTAGCAGATACAGAAAAAGAATTGGCTTCTGCATTTGGCGTATGGGCTGAAAAAAGCATGTATGGACGAAAATATATGGGCATTGTCCGCACCACATTCGTGATTAACGAACAAGGAATCATTTCGCATGTTATTGAAAAAGTAAACACAAAAGAGCATTCGGAACAATTAAAGACAGTTTTGTCATAAACACAAATCCGGCATCTGAACAGGTGCCGGATTTTACTATATTCTTATGGACAAACCATTTCTGATATACAAGCTTGATGCCGCAACCATCGGTGAGATAGTACAAGATCCTCCGGCCCCACACCGCCACGAATACGAGGAACTGATCGTTTTACTGGATGGAACGCCCGAACATTTTATTGATTTCAGGAAACAGACGATTCAGTCGCCCGCTATCATCTACGTTTCGAAAGGAAAAATTCATCAGTTTATGCCAGACCTGCAAACCCGCGGCTGGCTCATACAATATCAGAATGAATTTGCGCCTCAAAGCAGCTTTCATTTTTATTCCAATTTTGCCGACACCATTCATTACTCACTTTCTCAGCACACTTGTCATAATCGGCTTGACACCTTATGCTCGCTAATTTATGAGGATTTCACTGCCAATCCTCCGCGCTATCAGGTAATAAAACACCTTTTACTGGCTCTGTTGACCCAAATAGATTCTGATCATACACTACAAATAGCAGAGTCTAAAACGGTCAGTAACAGTTACACTTCCACTTTCGACAAATTTCTCAAGCTGGTTGAAACTAATTACAAACAAGACGAGAGTGTTCAGTTTTATGCAGATCAACTCAACACCTCAGCTCGTAATCTTAACCTGATATGTCGCTCAGTTTTCGACAAAAGTGTGTCCGAAATCATAGAGGACAGAAAATTAATAGAGGCCAAGCAATTAATAGTCAGTAGCGACAAAACCATATCCGAAATTGGTTTTGAAGTCGGCTACAACGAAAAATCATATTTCACCCGCGTATTTTCTAAACGGGAAGGAATTACTCCTACGGAATTCAAGAAAAAAGCGGTTGCTCTATTGCAATAAAATTATTTTCTAAAAAAAATCACCTCTGCTCATCCAAACCGACATTGAATTACGTCTAATGAGTAAAAGTTACATTCTCAAAAGATTACTATTATGAAAAAACTTGGATTTCTATTATTATTCACCTTATTGGCTGTATTCAGCATCAATGCTACTCCGGTTTCCACAAGCACCGATGCAGCAATTAAAGACAGTATATATCAGGCCAATAAAAGCGGTCAGGCGATCAATGAAGAACAACGTCAGGAACAAGCATCTGAACAGTTTTATGAAAATGAAAAAAGACAGTCGTACGACGATCATGAGCCAAAACTAACAAGTGCTGGAATTGTATTAATTTCTTTAATGCCCTTTATCACAGCCATTCTTATCGTATTCTTCGTCGTTCGCAACAAACGCATGAAAGAGTTACGCATGATTCAGCTGTATGAAAAAGCACTTGAAGCAGGCAAAGACCTCCCCGAAAGCTTCTTCCGCCGTCCTGACGAAGAACCTAAAAGTCACTTTCTGAAAGGCGCGATTTGGATAGGTACCGGATTGGGAGTCTCCATAGGTGCACTTTATCTGATGGGAGAACATTCTCCCTGGGGCTTCGGGCTAATCCCTTTATTCATAGGAATTGCCTACATGATCAGTTACTTTGTAGAAAAGAAAGACAAAGCGAACTCAGCTAAAGATGAGTAATGCGGATGACCTGAAGTGGATCATGCAAGTCACATTGCTTGGCAACAAAGATGCTTTCGATCCGCTTGTCAGAAAATATCAATCGCCTATTCGCCGGTTCTTCCTGAACCTGACGATGGGCGATTCATCTCTGAGTGACGATCTGGCGCAGGAAACATTTATCAAAGCATATTTACAGTTGAAGTCGTTTCAAGGGCTTTCTGGTTTTTCCACCTGGTTGTTTCGCATTGCTTACAACGTATTTTATGATTCGGTACGGGCTCAAAAGCATCTAAACGAGACTTCTCTGGACGAAGTAGACCGGTGGCATTCGGTTGATAATGATTTTTCGGCTGAAAAAAGCGATCTTTACGATGCTTTGCGTAAATTGCGTCAGGAAGAACGAACGGCCATTCTCCTCTGCTACATGGAAGGAATGAGCCACTCCCAGGCAGCAAAAGTAATGAAATGCCCACTGGGAACTCTCAAATCATATGTTTCTGCCGGCAAAACCAAACTGGCACACCATTTGCAATAATAAGACAGACAAAAATGACGAACATGAACGACAAACAATTGCAACAGTTTTTTGCAGAACACAAGATGGATGTTGCCGACAAAGGATTTTCCGACAAGGTAATCCATCGTCTGCCGGAAAAACAACGCGTTCCGGGCTTAGTCTGGATATTTGGAATCATCAGTACGCTGGTGGTAATCTTCTCCGGCAACTATTATCGGGTATTCCGCGTTTTCATGGCAATATTGGATACTTTAGGATGGTGGATCTTACCGGTTGTCAGTTGTACTATCGCTGCCGCCATTGTATTTGCGGTGGCATCTTACGAACGACGACAAGCCATATTCAGATAATTCAATTTCCAGTGGCAGATTAGTATTCTATTACAATAAAAGAGCCCGTGATTACAGGAGATAATCCTGTTGTCACGGGCTTTTGTTGTGAGGGAAATATCGGATGTCTTATTGGCAAATAACGCAACCGGCACATTTGGAAAGTTCTCCCCTGAAGCGCTTTTCAACCAGCAAGTGAATCCGGTCTTTCAACGCATCGATGCGAATATTTTCAATTACATCGGCCGCAAACGCAAACTTGAGCAACAATTTGGCCTCTTTGACCGAAATACCCCGCGAACGCATGTAGAAGAGAGCTGCTTCATCCAATTGCCCTACCGTGGCGCCATGAGAACATTTCACATCGTCGGCATAAATTTCCAGTTGTGGTTTGGCCTTCATTTTAGCCGTAGGCGTAGCACACAAATTCTTATTGGTCATCAACGCTTCTGTCTTCTGAGCGCCCGGAGCAACATAGATCTTTCCGGCAAAAGCTCCGACAGCAGAGTCATCCAACACATATTTAAACAACTCGTGACTGCGACAATGCGGTGTGTTGTGATTAATCAGCGTAAAATTATCAACCTGCTGATTTTTATCTCCGATGGCCATTCCGCAAAGCATCACTTCAGCATTTTCGCCATCCAAATCCACTTGTACATTATTACGGGTTAATCCGTTATGAAGTGTAACCGCATTAATCAAAACATTGGAAGAGGCTTCCTGCTTCACCAGCAACGAACTGATATTGGTCGTTTTGTTATGCGTATTTTCTAACGAATAATATTCAAACGAAGCATTTTCGCCCACGAAGACTTCGGTAACGCGATTACAAAGAAATTGTACAGGATCCTGCGTATGAGCACATTCGAGGAGTTGAGCTTTTGCACCTTCTTCAATAATGACGAGATTGCGGCTGTTAGCCATAAAATCAACATCGGCACGCATAATATCCACCAACTGAACAGGCTTGGGCAATACTACACCTTTCGGCACGTACATAAAAAAGCCATCCTGAACAAAAGCTTCATTAAACGCCATTGTAGCCGTTTTTGACTTCCCGGCCTGACGATTGTAATATTTAGCTACCAGTTCGGGATATTTCTGAGCAGCCTCATTCAGTCCGCAGATAATAACCCCTTCGGGCAACGCCGGTTGCGGCTGAGTCGCATAAAAGCTATCATTGACAACATAATAGAGGTAGCCATTGATACTTGGCACGTCACAACGAAACGCCACCGGGATATACAGACGATTCAGATTCAAACCGTAATCGACTGAAAAGGACTTACTCAAATCTGTGTACAAATAATCTTCGTTGCGTGTGGTTGGAAACCCCAGGCTCTCGAAACGGTTAAACGCCTCATCACGACCGGCATTCAGCACATCGGCGCAAGGCTTTTTAAGGTCGGCATGGTGTTCCTTGTATAATTCTATATAGGATTGTTCTATCGACATAAGTTCAATTTGAAAATTTAGAAACTCGACAATTTGGCAATAAGGCCCGATTCGCAAACCAACCTAATCGCAAATTGTAAATGGTTAAATTGTCAATGACTACTGGGCATCAATTTCCTGCTTAATCCAGTCGTAACCTCTGTCCTCAAGTTCAAGAGCCAGTTCCGGACCTGCTGTTTTCACAATCTGCCCTTTGTACAAAACGTGCACAATATCAGGCTTAATATAGTCGAGTAACCGCTGATAGTGAGTAATCACGATGCAGGCATTGTGATCCGTCTTCAATTTATTGACACCGCTTGCCACAATACGCAACGCATCGATATCCAGTCCGCTATCGGTTTCGTCAAGGATCGAGAGTTTTGGGTCAAGCATTGCCATCTGGAAAATTTCGTTCCGTTTCTTTTCTCCGCCAGAAAATCCTTCGTTTACCGAACGGTTGGCCAGTTTACTATCCAATTCCACAAACTCTTTCTTTTCGCGCATCAGTTTGAGAAAGTCTGAAGCTGAAATAGGATCCATCCCCTTGTATTTGCGATGCTCATTGATAGCTGCACGCATAAAGTTGGTCATGCTGACACCCGGAATTTCGACCGGATACTGAAAACTAAGAAAAATTCCTTCACGTGAACGATCCTCCGGAGCCATTTCCAATAGGTTTTTCCCATTAAAAATCACTTCACCTTCGGTAACAGTAAAAAGGGGATTACCCGTTAGTACGGCAGACAGGGTGCTTTTTCCTGAACCATTGGGCCCCATGATAGCATGAACCTCACCTTCGTTAACTTGCAGGTTAATTCCTCTCAAAATCTCTTTTCCGTTTATATTGGCATGTAAATTCTTTATTGTAAGCATAATGAATGATTTGTTGTTTGAACCGTCAGTATCAACGCACTGACTGATTTTACAAAATATTAAAAAGCTACGCAAAGATAATCAATAAAATGAGGATGTGTATGCTCATTTTTGTGCGTTGTGTGTTAATTTTGCACAAGTTTAGAGTGCAAAAGCGCTCATTCCAAACTGTATGGGAACAAGTTCTCTCCTGAAATTCGATTGCCTGAAAAGGCAAAATCATTAAAGTAAGAGACGGTTCCCGATTTATTTACTAAAAGAAAAAACGCAATGATAAAGATAGAAATGGATTCCGGATCCGGATTTTGCTTTGGTGTTGTCAATGCCATTACCAAAGCCGAACAGGAACTGGACAAAGACGACTCCCTCTTTTGCCTGGGAGATATCGTACACAATGGCAGCGAAGTA belongs to Paludibacter jiangxiensis and includes:
- the sufD gene encoding Fe-S cluster assembly protein SufD, with translation MSIEQSYIELYKEHHADLKKPCADVLNAGRDEAFNRFESLGFPTTRNEDYLYTDLSKSFSVDYGLNLNRLYIPVAFRCDVPSINGYLYYVVNDSFYATQPQPALPEGVIICGLNEAAQKYPELVAKYYNRQAGKSKTATMAFNEAFVQDGFFMYVPKGVVLPKPVQLVDIMRADVDFMANSRNLVIIEEGAKAQLLECAHTQDPVQFLCNRVTEVFVGENASFEYYSLENTHNKTTNISSLLVKQEASSNVLINAVTLHNGLTRNNVQVDLDGENAEVMLCGMAIGDKNQQVDNFTLINHNTPHCRSHELFKYVLDDSAVGAFAGKIYVAPGAQKTEALMTNKNLCATPTAKMKAKPQLEIYADDVKCSHGATVGQLDEAALFYMRSRGISVKEAKLLLKFAFAADVIENIRIDALKDRIHLLVEKRFRGELSKCAGCVICQ
- a CDS encoding DUF5056 domain-containing protein encodes the protein MNDKQLQQFFAEHKMDVADKGFSDKVIHRLPEKQRVPGLVWIFGIISTLVVIFSGNYYRVFRVFMAILDTLGWWILPVVSCTIAAAIVFAVASYERRQAIFR
- a CDS encoding DUF6249 domain-containing protein, whose translation is MKKLGFLLLFTLLAVFSINATPVSTSTDAAIKDSIYQANKSGQAINEEQRQEQASEQFYENEKRQSYDDHEPKLTSAGIVLISLMPFITAILIVFFVVRNKRMKELRMIQLYEKALEAGKDLPESFFRRPDEEPKSHFLKGAIWIGTGLGVSIGALYLMGEHSPWGFGLIPLFIGIAYMISYFVEKKDKANSAKDE
- a CDS encoding sigma-70 family RNA polymerase sigma factor produces the protein MSNADDLKWIMQVTLLGNKDAFDPLVRKYQSPIRRFFLNLTMGDSSLSDDLAQETFIKAYLQLKSFQGLSGFSTWLFRIAYNVFYDSVRAQKHLNETSLDEVDRWHSVDNDFSAEKSDLYDALRKLRQEERTAILLCYMEGMSHSQAAKVMKCPLGTLKSYVSAGKTKLAHHLQ
- the sufC gene encoding Fe-S cluster assembly ATPase SufC; the encoded protein is MLTIKNLHANINGKEILRGINLQVNEGEVHAIMGPNGSGKSTLSAVLTGNPLFTVTEGEVIFNGKNLLEMAPEDRSREGIFLSFQYPVEIPGVSMTNFMRAAINEHRKYKGMDPISASDFLKLMREKKEFVELDSKLANRSVNEGFSGGEKKRNEIFQMAMLDPKLSILDETDSGLDIDALRIVASGVNKLKTDHNACIVITHYQRLLDYIKPDIVHVLYKGQIVKTAGPELALELEDRGYDWIKQEIDAQ